The following are from one region of the Nostoc cf. commune SO-36 genome:
- a CDS encoding hydrogenase small subunit, translating to MTNVLWLQGGACSGNTMSFLNAEEPTVCDLIADFGIKVLWHPSLGLELGKDLQRLLRDCISGKIPLDILVFEGSVVNAPNGTGEWNRFADRAMKDWLLDLAKVAKFIVAVGDCATWGGIPAMSPNPSESEGLQFLKRQEGGFLGKDFVSQAGLPVINIPGCPAHPDWITQILVAIATGRIADIAFDELNRPQTFFNTYTQTGCTRNVHFAYKASTAEFGQRKGCLFYDLGCRGPMTHSSCNRILWNRVSSKTRVGMPCLGCTEPEFPFFDLKPGTVFKTQTVMGVPKELPPGVNKKDYALLTMVAKDAAPPWAEEDFFTV from the coding sequence ATGACTAACGTACTATGGCTACAAGGTGGTGCTTGTTCAGGCAACACCATGTCATTTCTCAATGCTGAAGAACCGACAGTCTGCGATTTAATTGCCGACTTTGGTATCAAGGTACTTTGGCATCCCTCCTTGGGATTAGAATTAGGCAAGGACTTACAAAGACTGTTGCGGGATTGCATTTCTGGCAAAATTCCTTTAGATATCTTGGTATTTGAAGGCAGTGTTGTCAACGCCCCCAACGGCACAGGCGAATGGAATCGGTTTGCCGATCGCGCCATGAAAGATTGGTTATTAGACCTGGCCAAAGTTGCTAAATTTATTGTCGCCGTGGGAGACTGTGCAACCTGGGGAGGAATTCCCGCCATGTCACCCAACCCCAGCGAATCGGAAGGTTTGCAATTTCTCAAACGTCAAGAAGGCGGCTTTTTAGGGAAAGACTTTGTGTCTCAAGCTGGATTACCTGTAATCAATATTCCTGGATGTCCCGCCCATCCCGACTGGATTACGCAGATATTAGTTGCGATCGCTACTGGACGCATAGCAGACATTGCTTTCGATGAACTAAATCGTCCTCAAACGTTCTTCAACACCTATACCCAAACAGGTTGTACCCGCAACGTCCACTTTGCTTACAAAGCATCAACCGCCGAATTCGGTCAGCGCAAAGGCTGCCTATTTTATGACTTGGGTTGTCGCGGCCCCATGACTCATTCTTCTTGCAACCGCATCTTATGGAACCGCGTTTCATCTAAAACTCGCGTCGGGATGCCATGTTTAGGTTGCACAGAACCAGAATTTCCCTTCTTTGACCTCAAACCCGGAACCGTATTTAAAACCCAAACAGTGATGGGAGTTCCCAAAGAATTACCGCCAGGGGTGAACAAAAAAGATTACGCCTTACTCACAATGGTTGCAAAAGATGCAGCACCACCTTGGGCAGAAGAAGACTTTTTTACAGTTTAG
- a CDS encoding Rpn family recombination-promoting nuclease/putative transposase produces MKTDSIFYRIFQSIPSTFFELINQPPQLASAYQFSSVEVKQLAFRIDGVFLPNAAELPIYFAEVQFQPDKKLYSRLFTEIFNYLDKTELTNNWRGVVIFPNRSVDTGDTERYTELLNSQRVTRVYLDELSSIETSSIGIETVKLIIEPESTTTIKAVEIVNIARQQILDVTTIREIIQLIETILIYKLPRLSPEEIGKMFGLNELRQTRFYQDVFAEGRQEGKQEGIQEGRQEGIQEGIQEGRQEAKLETIPQLLGFGLSIEQIAQALGLDEQVVRQAAQPKS; encoded by the coding sequence TTGAAAACAGACAGTATCTTTTATCGGATATTCCAGAGTATCCCCAGTACTTTTTTTGAACTGATTAACCAACCACCCCAACTAGCTAGTGCTTACCAATTTTCTTCAGTAGAAGTTAAGCAACTAGCGTTTAGAATCGATGGCGTTTTCCTCCCAAATGCAGCAGAACTACCCATTTATTTTGCCGAAGTGCAATTTCAGCCAGACAAAAAATTATACTCACGTTTATTTACTGAAATCTTTAACTATCTCGACAAAACCGAATTAACTAACAATTGGCGTGGTGTTGTCATCTTCCCCAACCGCAGCGTTGATACTGGAGATACCGAAAGATATACAGAATTACTCAACTCACAACGAGTAACTCGCGTCTATCTCGACGAATTAAGCTCAATTGAGACATCATCAATCGGCATAGAGACAGTTAAACTCATCATCGAACCCGAATCAACGACGACAATAAAAGCTGTAGAGATAGTCAACATTGCCCGACAGCAAATTCTAGATGTCACTACTATTAGGGAAATAATACAATTAATAGAGACGATATTAATCTACAAGTTACCGCGATTGAGCCCGGAGGAGATAGGAAAAATGTTTGGATTAAATGAATTAAGGCAAACTAGATTTTACCAAGATGTTTTTGCAGAAGGTAGACAAGAAGGGAAACAAGAAGGTATACAAGAAGGTCGGCAAGAAGGTATACAAGAAGGTATACAAGAAGGTAGGCAAGAAGCTAAGTTAGAAACGATACCCCAGTTATTAGGGTTTGGTTTAAGTATTGAGCAAATAGCTCAAGCATTAGGTTTGGACGAACAAGTTGTTAGGCAAGCTGCACAACCGAAATCCTAA